In the genome of Verrucomicrobiota bacterium, the window CGGCGCAACCCGAAGGGCGGCAGTTCTTTTTCGCCAGACTTCGTTGCTTGCTCCTTACAGATCCACTTCGGGATATGCTCGTCGCTCGCGCCTCGTCTGGCCGAAAAATCCCTTGCCGCGAACGTGAGCGTATTTATGAAATGGACCACTAAGGGAACGGCGCATCCGTGGTTAATTTGGTTGCGGCTTCCGCGTTGTATTCGTTCGCGGTTCGAAGCTACTGCCCAACCGTCCGGATTTCCAACTTGACACTGATTCCGCTCGTCAGCGTATTTGCCGCATGAAACCAGACTCTCCGTCCCGAATTCTTTTACTCGCCGGTATTTCTCTCGTGTTCGCCGCCGAATTGCCGCCGGCCCGTGCCGCCGAGGCGCCGAAACTCCAAAAATGGCAACCAGGCAAAGGCTGGGGTTGGGTCTGGGGACCGAACGATGAAGTCGGCTCGCTCAACGAAATGACCGACGCCTCGCGGTTGGCGGCGCTGCGGCTTGCGACCCAGGGCAAGGTCTATGATCTGGGCGTGACCTACGACCGCACCTCTTACAAATGGCCCGGCCACAGCCCCGGCGAAATCATTTCGTTCCGCACGCCGGAAGGCGTCAAACGGCAGGGCGACCTTCCAGCGCTCGTCAACGACAACCCCACCAAAACGGCCTGGCACAGCTCCGCTTTGTTCATGAATGACAACGTGGCGACGCAAATCGACGGTCTCGGCCACGCCACCGAAGGCGAGGACGACCATTGGTACAACGGTTTCCGGGAAAGGGACTGGGGCGGCAATTGGGGCGTGCGCAAATGCGACGCGACCACCATTCCGCCGATCATTGCGCGCGGGGTTCTGATTGATGTCGCGGGCTATAAAGGAATGGAGGCTTTGCCTTCCAGCTACATCATTACCGTCGATGATTTGCAGGGCGCTTTGCGCAACCAGAAAACGGTGTTGAAACGCGGGGACGTTGTCCTGATCCGCACCGGCACGTTGCGGCACTGGGGCGAGACGGGCAACGACGAGAGAGGGCTGATCAAAGAGCACGATTCAGCCGGCATCAACCTCGAGACGGCCAAATGGCTGGTCGAACAGCAAGGCGCCATGATGATCGGGAGCGACACCAGCGGTCTCGAGTACAATCCAAAGCCCGAAGATACCGCCGCGTACCGCGCGAAATACAAGTCGTTCATGCCGGTTCACAATTACCTCCTGATCCAGCAGGGCGTGCACATCGGCGAATTCCACAATCTCGAACAGCTCGCTCGAGATCGCGTTTATGAGTTCTGTTACGTGTGCTGCACGAGCAAGATCAAGGGAACGGCGGCCGGTTTCGCGCTTCGTCCGATTGCGCTCCGATGAACGAGCGGAGAATCGGCGAGGCGTTTCTGGGCTCTGGAGTTACGGCAGAGTCTGCGAGGTAGGCGTAATTTCCGGAAACAGCCACGCTGAAAGTCGAGCCTGGCGTGTCGTAGCTGCCGACTTTGACCG includes:
- a CDS encoding cyclase family protein, whose translation is MKPDSPSRILLLAGISLVFAAELPPARAAEAPKLQKWQPGKGWGWVWGPNDEVGSLNEMTDASRLAALRLATQGKVYDLGVTYDRTSYKWPGHSPGEIISFRTPEGVKRQGDLPALVNDNPTKTAWHSSALFMNDNVATQIDGLGHATEGEDDHWYNGFRERDWGGNWGVRKCDATTIPPIIARGVLIDVAGYKGMEALPSSYIITVDDLQGALRNQKTVLKRGDVVLIRTGTLRHWGETGNDERGLIKEHDSAGINLETAKWLVEQQGAMMIGSDTSGLEYNPKPEDTAAYRAKYKSFMPVHNYLLIQQGVHIGEFHNLEQLARDRVYEFCYVCCTSKIKGTAAGFALRPIALR